The Pseudoalteromonas rubra DNA segment CCCAAGGCCATTCAATACATATCCGCCTGAGCTTGAATAAAGCCGCATCAGGCCAATATCAAAGTCGTCGTTATCCTCCACTAGCTTGGTAATGGCATCCTGTGCAACTTTTAAACGGCTATCACCACAGTTTGATTCCCGATACCAGCCATTACGCACCTTATAACATCGTTTGCTGGTTTGCGATGAATCAAAGCAGTTGATACTGCGGAACCGACCACTACGATACTCGTAGCATCGCTGGCCATCTTTAACATCCCACGCCATGCTGCCCGAGGTGTCAAACACCACCAGGACCCGGGATTTTTCCGAATTCGAAATATCATGCTTTACAAATAACTCAATGTCTTCGGCCTGTGTGCTGAATACCAGTAAACTACTCAGGGCCAGTATGATTCTATACCACATTATTGATTCCCCAGATTACCAATGACTTCCTGCGCAACGCCGATCACCACAGTCACCTGATGTCGGGACTGGTCGCCATACTGGACACTGCTCTCCACTTCAGTAATGACACAGCTGAGCCCCTCAGTAAAATTAAAAACGCGCGGACATTCTAGCAATAACTGACCACTGTTGAGGTTTGCCTGCATACTTTCAAGCTCAAGGTCCTCATCAATGTGGATGGTCCTTCTCACCAACTCACCCTCATCATTTGTGAACTCGCCATTACGTGACTGAAATACACTTTCATTCACACGTGCCTTCTCCTGAGAGATGATCCGCTGCACCTCGCCCATGAGTAAGGCCTCCGCCGCTTCTCGTTCCTGCGCCGCGTTAGTCACTTTAATGTCTATGGTGCTGCTGCTCATTAACGTCACAGCAACGCTCATTACTGCCACGATCAGTACCATAGAAACGATCAACACCATGCCGCGCTGTTTGTGTGCCATTACCATGTCGAGATCCCCATGTTATAAAGCTGGATGGTGGTCGAAAACACTGTACGCCGATAGTTATCATTAAAAGTCAAAGTACGCCTGTCCGGGTCGTTACCAAGCGTATAGGTTTGGCTCTTTCTTGAATAAAGCCGCATCAGGCCAATATCAAAGTCGTCGTTATCCTCCACTAGCTTGGTAATGGCATCCTGTGCAACTTTTAAACGGCTATCACCACAGTTTGATTCCCGATACCAGCCATTACGCACCTTATAACATCGTTTGCTGGTTTGCGATGAATCAAAGCAGTTGATACTGCGGAACCGACCACTACGATACTCGTAGCATCGCTGGCCATCTTTAACATCCCACGCCATGCTGCCCGAGGTGTCAAACACCACCAGGACCCGGGATTTTTCCGAATTCGAAATATCATGCTTTACAAATAACTCAATGTCTTCGGCCTGTGTGCTGAATACCAGTAAACTACTCAGGGCCAGTATGATTCTATACCACATTATTGATTCCCCAGATTACCAATGACTTCCTGCGCAACGCCGATCACCACAGTCACCTGATGTCGGGACTGGTCGCCATACTGGACACTGCTCTCCACTTCAGTAATGACACAGCTGAGCCCCTCAGTAAAATTAAAAACGCGCGGACATTCTAGCAATAACTGACCACTGTTGAGGTTTGCCTGCATACTTTCAAGCTCAAGGTCCTCATCAATGTGGATGGTCCTTCTCACCAACTCACCCTCATCATTTGTGAACTCGCCATTACGTGACTGAAATACACTTTCATTCACACGTGCCTTCTCCTGAGAGATGATCCGCTGCACCTCGCCCATGAGTAAGGCCTCCGCCGCTTCTCGTTCCTGCGCCGCGTTAGTCACTTTAATGTCTATGGTGCTGCTGCTCATTAACGTCACAGCAACGCTCATTACTGCCACGATCAGTACCATAGAAACGATCAACACCATGCCGCGCTGTTTGTGTGCCATTACCATGTCGAGATCCCCATGTTATAAAGCTGGATGGTGGTCGAAAACACTGTACGCCGATAGTTATCATTAAAAGTCAAAGTACGCCTGTCCGGGTCGTTACCAAGCGTATAGGTTTGGCTCTTTAACTCCAGACCGGCATCGGCTTCCAGTACCCGAACCAAAGCGATGATCTGAACCGTCAAAATGCCACCCGAGCGCTCCCAGTCACTTGCTGTCATATCCTGGGTACTGCGATAGGTGTCAACCCGACTATCACCATTGGTGTCCAAACCAAACAAATAGCGGATATCCTCAACTCCCTCAATCACCGCCTCTGTGGTCATGCCACCACTGACTGTCAAACGCCGACGCATTAAAATTGGGGTCGTGATGGTTTGGCTATTAATCCGAATAGGTTGCTCTTCAATATAATAAGCATGGTGGCTGTATGGCCATAAAGTCGAGTTATTAGTCGGCTGCCCGCCATAACTATTCCCCGCCACAAACGTGCCCTGTTCCTGCTGGGCAATAAAATAGTAACGATTATTTTCTACATCGTTATCGTCTGTGATCTGCCGCCCTTCAAGAAACTTAAGTTGTAATACTTCTGTATTGTTTTTAGCACCTGAGATGCAACTCAAAGCAGCGCCACTGGTCTTTTCGGCGTAAATAGAACGAAAATTGGTTTGCACTGCATTCGGGAAACTACCATTGTTTAAACCACCAAAGCAGTCATTGCTCGGGTTTGCTGGACTCACTGAATTGGCTGACGTTAGGCCCTTATCATAAAATGTGCCCCAAAACCCCACCTGTTCAAGATCGCGTCGTAGTAAAGTAAGCGTTAAACGCCCAACTTCCTGAAGCTCGCCAATGGCCATAGTATCTCGGGTGGTGACTTTCATGCTGACGTATGCTGTTACGACACCGCCAAGTAACAATGCGCCAATAAACATGGAGATCAGTAACTCGACCAAGGTGAAACCGGAGCGCATCATCTCAATCCCTCACCAAAATATAGCTATTAATACTAACAACACGCCGATAGTCATTGTTCTCACCACAGTTGATGGCTTGGTTAGTATCATTCATTTCGAAAGCCTGGCGGCCAGCCCATGCCACACTTACGGTCACATTGAACCCTCGGCCCTGCGTGCCTGCAACCGAAGCGGTGGTAATACACACCGTTGTGTCATCGAGTGAACCGGTATTTTCTTTGGCCTGGATGGCCATGATCCATTGCTCCAGATCCATTGCTGCAATGTCAGCATTGCTGCATATATTACTAAAACAGCTATTGTTACCATTCACCGTTGCTGTGCTGCTAAACACTTGTTGGTACTGATTATCAAGATTCAGGGTATCGTTACTGCGGATCCGCTGCATGATATCACCAGCCAGAGCGACTGCTGCTGCGCGTTGCATAGAATCGAAACTGGCTTGCTTGGCTTTTGCCTGAAGTGCTACAGCACCGAGCAGGCCAAAGCTCAGCACCATAAACGCGATGAGCGATTCTAAAAGGGTAAATCCACGATTAGTGTTAATGCACACAGTGTTTGCCATCATTTTTCAAAGTCAGTTTGCTCCACTACATAATATAATGAATCACTTCGTCATGAACCTGGTCGTGGGCTCAACGGTCAATCAGTCGGGTTTAATGGTCAGAATAGTGATTTGAAGTTAGCTGCAGCACGTCGGCTCACTGTAATGGGTTCAGCAAAGCCATCCAGCCTGACTCTGTGGGTTCCTTCAACAGATTCCAGACTCAGCACAGCCTGTTTCTTTACCAGAGTGTTTCTGTGCACCTGCACAAAGTGTCGTGGATAAGTGGCCATAAGTTTCTTCAAAGGAATATCAATCAGCGCTTCACCATCCTTAAAATAAATGTGTGTGTAGCGTTCGTCACTCCTGGCAACCAAAATATCCGATACGGCGACCCAACGTGTGTCATGGCCAACCTGATATTGCAAGCGCTGCATTTGTTCACCGTATATGTGCTCCAGTAAGGCGACCAGACGCTCTTTATCTATGGGTTTGACCAGGTAGCCTTCAGCAAGCAAATCAAATGCCTGCAAAGCATGCTCTGCAAAGGCAGTCACAAACACGATCTTGCATTCAGGCATTTGCTGTCTGAGCACACCAGCAACTTCAAGCCCATCGATACCAGGCATCGCAATATCTAAAAATACCAGTTCTGGTGCAGTGCGCTCGCACAGCGCTATTGCCTGTGTGCCATCAGCGGCTTCCGCCACGCAATTGAAATGATCAAACTCCGACATCAAGCGCCGTAATCGCCGTCTGGCGATCGGCTCATCATCCAAAATCAGATAATTCATAAGCTCCGGTGTCAGGTAAAAGGATGGTTGCTACGAATTTATCATTATCTCGCGCAATCCTCAAACTAGCCCGGCGCTGATAATACAGAGACAGCCGTTTATCTATGTTTTTAGTTGCAATCCCATTGCCGCTGGAATGATGTGTGGAGTGAGGCAACGGGTTAGTGACACATAATGAAATGGTATCGCCGATCTGCTCAATTTGGATAGTGATAGTTCCACCCTGGACACGTTTTTCTATACCATGCAATACCGCGTTCTCGACCAAAGGCTGGAGCGTCAATGTTGGGATCGGCACGGTCAATAAAGCGTCGTCCATTATCCATTGCACCTGTAACCTTTGCTCAAAACGAAAGCGCTCCAGGTTGAGGTAATCTTTTGTTAATGCCACTTCATCCGCAATGGTGTGCCATTTTTTCTCGGCCAGCGACACGCGCATCAGGCGTGCCAATAACAAAGCCGCCTGCTCCGCGTCTTGTGGGTTTTCGTGTGTCAACTCGGCAAGAGTGTTGAGCGTGTTGTGCAAAAAGTGCGGTCTGATCCTGGCGTGTAATGCGTCGATTTCTGCTCGCGCGGCCAGTTCAAGTGCATTCACATTATCAATATAGATAGACATAAAATACAGCAGGATAACCACGACAAAGCAGCAAATTGCACTATGACTAAACACTGGTCCCCAGTCTATCGGCACGTGAGAAGTGAGAGGAGTAAACTGGATCCCAATACTCAAGCCAATACACACACTGATGAAAACCACGAAGACGATGCTCAGCTCAAGCACCCCATTGTGCTGGGGTTTAGATACATTTAACACACTGATAAGTGAGATGATGGCCAAAGATATTAGGGCATTGCTGTGGGTAAACAAACTCACCAGGCCCAGGGTCAGCCAGAAGTCATCATAATCGGCGAGTGTATAAATAAAAGAAAGAGACTGCGAGGCGATCAGCATGGCCAATACACCTCGCTCAGACACCATGGCTTTTAACAGTCCCAGGCCTATTGCCTCCGACTTATCCATGGTGATGAGGTATTACCTAAGCTCAACAGGAACAGCGAAAACCACGTTTTCTTCCTGGCCTGGGTTTTCTACAACGGTTTCCCCACCCAAGGCTTTAAGGCGAGCAATCACTTGTTGTACCAACACTTCAGGCGCTGATGCGCCAGCAGTCACACCTACTTTGTTGACCTCTTCAAACCAACTTGCTTCCAGACACTGGTCGTCGTCAATCAAGAAGGCGCGAGTACCCATCTTGTCAGCAAGCTCACGCAAGCGATTTGAATTGGAGCTGTTTTTTGCCCCGACTACAAGCAGCAAATCGACCTTGTTCGCCAAATCTCTGACTGCATCCTGACGATTTTGCGTGGCATAGCAAATATCATCTTTGCGTGGGCCATGGATCTGAGGAAACTTCTCTCGCAGTGCTTCAATCACATCAGAGGTATCATCCACTGACAGTGTTGTCTGACTGCAATAAAACAGGTTACTGGGGTCTTTTACTTCAAGCGTTGCGACGTCTTCTGGTGTTTCAACCAGATAAATTCCGCCCGCCGAGTTATTGTACTGACCCATAGTGCCTTCAACTTCCGGGTGCCCATGATGTCCGATGAGGATACATTCAGTGCCTTTTCGGCTCGCACGTGTCACTTCCATATGTACTTTGGTTACCAAAGGACACGTGGCATCGAACACTTTCAGCTCACGACGTTTGGCTTCCTGACGCACTTGTTGTGACACACCATGCGCACTAAAGATAACGATACTGTCGTCAGGCACCTGGTCCAGCTCTTCCACAAACACTGCCCCACGAGCGCGCAATCCATCAACCACATACTTGTTGTGTACAACTTCATGACGAACATAAATCGGTTTTTCAAAGATATCGAGTGCACGCTCAACAATACTAATAGCGCGATCAACCCCGGCACAAAAGCCACGCGGATTGGCGAGTAAGATCTCCATTAGTTTTTTACCTCTAAAATATCGACTTCAAAGGTCACTTTTTGTCCGGCCAGTGGATGGTTAAAGTCAACGGTCACTGAATCGCCGGCAACTTCACGTACCAGACCTGGCAGTTCAGTGCCATCAGGCTGAGTAAACGCAATAATACTACCCACTTCCGCGGGCGTATCGGCGCCAAACTTGCTGCGATCGACATAATAAATATTGTCCGGGTTTGGCATCCCAAAGGCATCTTGTGGCTCAAGTTCAAATGATTTGCTGTCACCCGCTTGCAGTCCTAATAAGCACTTTTCAAAGTTCTCCGTCAGGCTGCCATCGCCCATAAAGAGCTTTGCGGGCTTGTCATGCACTTTCGTTGAGTCCGCTGCAGATCCGTCAGCCAGTTTTATCGAAAAATGAAATAAAACTTCAGATTGTGGGCCTATTAGCTGCTCACTCATGCCTTTTTCTCCTGCGAATCTACGTTGTCACCAAAAATGGCGTCAAATAACAATAAACCAGCACCGCCAACAATGGCCATATCTGCGACATTAAATGCCGGGTAGTGCCAGTCCTGATAGTAAAAGTGTAAGAAGTCCACTACGTAGCCTAGTGTAACCCGGTCATACAGGTTGCCTAAGGCACCAGACAGGACGAGCGCATACGCACTACACAGCAACCAGTTATTAGCAGGTAACTTCTTCAACCAATACACAAGCAAGCCACTGATGGCCACGGCAATTGCACTTAAAAACCAACGTTGCCAACCGCCCGCTTCACTTAAAAAGCTAAACGCCGCGCCATAGTTGTGCATATAGGTAAAATTAAAAAATGGCAGTAACTCAATAGACTCATAGAGCCGCATGTTTTCGACTACCAGTGCTTTCGTGCCGAAGTCTACTGCAAAAAGCAGTAGACTCAGCCACAACCACACCAGACCACTTCGCTCGGTCGATTTGGTCATGTAATACTCCTAGATTAAGCGAACTGACGCTGTTCACCAGCGCCGTCAACATTGGTCACACAACGGCCGCACAACTCTGGATGTGCATCGTGCTGACCGACATCCTCACAATGGTGCCAACAACGGTCACACTTAGGTGCCTGTGTTGCTTTTACTGAGATAAACAAGCCGTCAATCTCTGTTGAAACCGTGCCTTCTGGCTTAGCATTCACCACTTCCACCTGAGCTTTCGATGTCAGCAATACAAATCGCAGTTCATCTTGCAGGGTTTGTAGTTTCTCTGCCAGGTCGCCGCCTGTGTACAGCGTCACTTCCGCCTGTAAAGTTGCGCCAATGGTCTCTTCTTTACGCGCACTTTCCAGCACCTTGTTTACTTCGTCACGGACAGCCAACAGCTCTTGCCAGAAATCATTACTCAACTGACCTTCACTCACCTGTGTCAGACCGTCGTACCAGACATCTGTAAAGACAAACTCGCCACGCTCACCTGGCAATACTTCCCAAATTTCTTGCGCAGTAAAGCTCATGATAGGTGCCATCCAGCGTGTCATCGCTTCTGCAATATGATACAGCGCACTTTGACAAGAACGGCGCGCATGGCTGTCACTCTTAGCTGTGTATTGGCGGTCTTTAATAACGTCAAGATAGAACGAACCGAGTTCACCGGTACAGAAGTTCATGAGCTTCTGTGTCACAACCAGCATTTGGTAGTTATCGTACGCTTCTACGATCTCTTGCTGTAATTGGGCGGCACGACTGACAATCCAGCGGTCCAGTTCAATCATATCTTCAACAGCCACCAAGTCCGTTGCCGGATTAAAACCACTCAGGTTCGACAGCAAGTAACGGCTGGTGTTACGGATACGGCGATATCGGTCTGCGGCACGTTTGAAAATCTGATCTGAGACGGTCATTTCAGCGGTGTAATCAGTTGAAGCGACCCACAAGCGCAGAATATCAGCACCCAGCTTATTCATGATGTCCTGTGGCGAAATCACGTTGCCCAGAGACTTTGACATTTTGTGGCCTTTCTCATCCACGGTGAAACCGTGTGTCAAAACCTGACGGTAAGGCGCATGGCCGTTAATGGCGACTGATGTCATCATCGACGACATAAACCAACCACGGTGCTGGTCCGATCCTTCCAGATAAAGGTCAGCAGGACCGCTCAGCTCTTCGCGCGCATCAACAACGCAGGCGTGTGTTACACCCGA contains these protein-coding regions:
- the fkpB gene encoding FKBP-type peptidyl-prolyl cis-trans isomerase → MSEQLIGPQSEVLFHFSIKLADGSAADSTKVHDKPAKLFMGDGSLTENFEKCLLGLQAGDSKSFELEPQDAFGMPNPDNIYYVDRSKFGADTPAEVGSIIAFTQPDGTELPGLVREVAGDSVTVDFNHPLAGQKVTFEVDILEVKN
- a CDS encoding pilus assembly PilX family protein codes for the protein MVMAHKQRGMVLIVSMVLIVAVMSVAVTLMSSSTIDIKVTNAAQEREAAEALLMGEVQRIISQEKARVNESVFQSRNGEFTNDEGELVRRTIHIDEDLELESMQANLNSGQLLLECPRVFNFTEGLSCVITEVESSVQYGDQSRHQVTVVIGVAQEVIGNLGNQ
- the lspA gene encoding signal peptidase II, which translates into the protein MTKSTERSGLVWLWLSLLLFAVDFGTKALVVENMRLYESIELLPFFNFTYMHNYGAAFSFLSEAGGWQRWFLSAIAVAISGLLVYWLKKLPANNWLLCSAYALVLSGALGNLYDRVTLGYVVDFLHFYYQDWHYPAFNVADMAIVGGAGLLLFDAIFGDNVDSQEKKA
- a CDS encoding sensor histidine kinase, whose amino-acid sequence is MDKSEAIGLGLLKAMVSERGVLAMLIASQSLSFIYTLADYDDFWLTLGLVSLFTHSNALISLAIISLISVLNVSKPQHNGVLELSIVFVVFISVCIGLSIGIQFTPLTSHVPIDWGPVFSHSAICCFVVVILLYFMSIYIDNVNALELAARAEIDALHARIRPHFLHNTLNTLAELTHENPQDAEQAALLLARLMRVSLAEKKWHTIADEVALTKDYLNLERFRFEQRLQVQWIMDDALLTVPIPTLTLQPLVENAVLHGIEKRVQGGTITIQIEQIGDTISLCVTNPLPHSTHHSSGNGIATKNIDKRLSLYYQRRASLRIARDNDKFVATILLPDTGAYELSDFG
- the pilV gene encoding type IV pilus modification protein PilV; the encoded protein is MMANTVCINTNRGFTLLESLIAFMVLSFGLLGAVALQAKAKQASFDSMQRAAAVALAGDIMQRIRSNDTLNLDNQYQQVFSSTATVNGNNSCFSNICSNADIAAMDLEQWIMAIQAKENTGSLDDTTVCITTASVAGTQGRGFNVTVSVAWAGRQAFEMNDTNQAINCGENNDYRRVVSINSYILVRD
- the ispH gene encoding 4-hydroxy-3-methylbut-2-enyl diphosphate reductase — translated: MEILLANPRGFCAGVDRAISIVERALDIFEKPIYVRHEVVHNKYVVDGLRARGAVFVEELDQVPDDSIVIFSAHGVSQQVRQEAKRRELKVFDATCPLVTKVHMEVTRASRKGTECILIGHHGHPEVEGTMGQYNNSAGGIYLVETPEDVATLEVKDPSNLFYCSQTTLSVDDTSDVIEALREKFPQIHGPRKDDICYATQNRQDAVRDLANKVDLLLVVGAKNSSNSNRLRELADKMGTRAFLIDDDQCLEASWFEEVNKVGVTAGASAPEVLVQQVIARLKALGGETVVENPGQEENVVFAVPVELR
- a CDS encoding LytR/AlgR family response regulator transcription factor, coding for MNYLILDDEPIARRRLRRLMSEFDHFNCVAEAADGTQAIALCERTAPELVFLDIAMPGIDGLEVAGVLRQQMPECKIVFVTAFAEHALQAFDLLAEGYLVKPIDKERLVALLEHIYGEQMQRLQYQVGHDTRWVAVSDILVARSDERYTHIYFKDGEALIDIPLKKLMATYPRHFVQVHRNTLVKKQAVLSLESVEGTHRVRLDGFAEPITVSRRAAANFKSLF
- a CDS encoding PilW family protein, producing MMRSGFTLVELLISMFIGALLLGGVVTAYVSMKVTTRDTMAIGELQEVGRLTLTLLRRDLEQVGFWGTFYDKGLTSANSVSPANPSNDCFGGLNNGSFPNAVQTNFRSIYAEKTSGAALSCISGAKNNTEVLQLKFLEGRQITDDNDVENNRYYFIAQQEQGTFVAGNSYGGQPTNNSTLWPYSHHAYYIEEQPIRINSQTITTPILMRRRLTVSGGMTTEAVIEGVEDIRYLFGLDTNGDSRVDTYRSTQDMTASDWERSGGILTVQIIALVRVLEADAGLELKSQTYTLGNDPDRRTLTFNDNYRRTVFSTTIQLYNMGISTW